The [Pantoea] beijingensis genomic sequence TTTTCAAAAAAGTGAAATCGAAGTGGCTTTTGATCGTGGCGAGATTTCGGCGCGTGGCCTGAGTGAACCTTTATACGAAGTGGAGCTGGAGCTAAAGCAGGGTGAACGCGATGATTTGCTGGCTTTTGCCGATGCATTATCCTCGATGGGCGGCTTGCGGCTTGGTAGCCTGAGTAAAGCGGCGAGAGGTTATTATCTTGCGCAAGGGAAGCCGCCGCAGGCACCGCGTCCGGTACCCATTCTGCGAGTTAAGTCAAAAGCTACCGTGGAAGAGGGCATGCGTGCAGCATTTATGCTGGCTCTAACCCAGTGGCAATACCATGAAGAGCTCTGGCTACGCGGTCAAACGGATGCGCTGCTCTCGGTGCGGGAAGCGTTAGAAACATTCCGCCAGGCTTTTTCACTGTTTGGCGCATTTGTTCCACGTAAGGCCAGCAGCCTACTGCGTCAAAAGCTGACCGAACTGGAAGACGCGTTGCTGGAAGAGAATCTGGATGCGGATGTGACGTGTTATAGCGCCTTGTGGCTTGATACCCAGTTAGCACTCACTAACTGGTTGGCGACGGAGCGCTGGCGCCAGTTTATTGATGCCAAAGCTGACGCTAAGTTGCAGGGATCATTTAAACGTTTCTGCGATATTATGCTAGGCCGCATCGCTGCCGATTTAAAAGAAACCTTCGCTAATGTTCACCAATTGAACGAGTACCATGACAAATCAACCCGACTCTCTCGCCAGCTTTTGGCCGTACATTTGTTAGCGGGTGCTTACGATATCGCTGCGGTTGAAGAATGGGTTGGTGCCTGGAAGCAACTGCTGAAAGCGATTCGAGACGAGCAAAGCGGCTGGCTGGAAACATATTGTCGTCAGGCAATGAAGCAGCCGGTGTTCTGGCTAAACGGTAACGTTAACGCGCGTGCCGATGAACAGTAGCGTTGGGATGTATCACAAAAGTCAGTGAATCTGACAACCGTTAGCGATTTGAATAGTTTAATGAATAAACCTGCAGCGTGAAGTATAACGGCGAGATGTCAACGGAGCATACGCTGCAGGGTGGATAGCATTCTGAAGTTCAGACGTTGATTGAGGGAGTGTTTATGGTGCCATTGTTATCTCAGCCACTGCCGGGACTGCTGAAAGAGCAGGGAGTTCAGGCGGCTGAACGCCTGAATCTGACGCGTGATGCCCTCAGCGATGGGGAACTGGCTGCGCTGGCATTTAGTGATTTTATTACTGAAAGCCTGGGGCAACATCCGGATTGGTTTCTTCAGTTGCAGCAGCAGCCGCCACTGGCGAATGAGTGGCAGTATTATGCCCAATGGCTGAATGAGAAACTCGTGAGCGTCCAGGATGAAAGCGGGCTTATGCGTGAGCTCAGGCTATTTCGACGTCATATGCTCACGCGAATTGGCTGGATGCAAACGCTGGCATTGAGCACTACCGAAGACACCTTACACCAACTTAGCGTGCTGGCCGAGACGATCATCGTGACCGCGCGTGACTGGCTTTATCAGGCATGCTGCCAGGACTTTGGCACACCGTGTAACAACGAGGGGGAACCGCAGCCGCTGCTTATTTTAGGCATGGGTAAGTTAGGCGGAGGCGAGTTAAATTTCTCTTCTGATATCGATTTGATTTTTTCCTGGCCAGAAAATGGCACAACACGTGGAGGACGCCGTGAGTTAGATAACGCGCAGTTCTTCACGCGGCTGGGGCAGCGGCTCATTAAAGTGCTGGATCAACCGACCGTCGACGGCTTTGTCTATCGTGTCGACATGCGGCTGCGGCCGTTTGGCGACAGTGGACCGCTGGTACTCAGTTTTGCTGCGCTGGAAGACTATTATCAGGAGCAAGGGCGCGACTGGGAACGCTATGCCATGGTGAAAGCCCGCTTAATGGGCGGCGATGACGATCGCTGGAGCCAGGAATTGCGCCAGATGCTGCGGCCATTTGTTTTTCGTCGTTATATCGATTTCAGCGTTATTCAGTCGCTGCGTAATATGAAAGGTATGATTGCACGGGAAGTGCGGCGTCGTGGACTGACCGATAATATAAAGCTGGGCGCGGGAGGGATCCGTGAAACTGAGTTTATCGTCCAGGTTTTTCAGCTTATTCGCGGCGGCCGTGAGCGTGCGTTGCAACTGCGTTCTCTTCTGCCAACGCTGCAATCCATCAATGAACTAAACCTTCTGCCGTCCGTACAGGTTGATCAACTGCACGATGCTTATCTGTTCCTCCGTCGTCTTGAAAATTTGTTGCAAAGCATTGGTGACGAGCAAACACAGACACTGCCCGCCGATGAACTGAATCGGCTGCGCTTAGCCTGGGCGATGGGCTTTGATCGCTGGGAACAACTGCTTGTTGTTCTTGAATCGCATATGGCGTGCGTGCGCGCTATTTTTGATGAACTCATCGGCGATGATACTCCAGAGATTGGTGAGAACAGAATCTCTGCCGACTATGATGTGTTGTGGCAGGATAAGCTGGAAGAAGCTGAGCTGTCACCGCTCGTGCCGCATCTGGATAGTGCGCGTCGGCAAAGTCTCTGGCGGGCCATTACGGATTTTCACCATGATGTGGATAAGCGGACCATCGGCCCACGTGGTCGTCAGGCGCTGGACCAATTAATGCCGCGCCTGCTGAGCGAAGTCTGTCCCAGAGAGGATGCTGCGGTCGTGATTAGCCGTATTACGCCGCTCCTGCTGGGGGTGGTCACGCGAACGACCTATCTGGAGTTGTTGACTGAATACCACGGTGCACTTAAGCATTTAATCCGCTTGTGCGCCGCATCACCGATGCTGGCGAGCCAGTTGGCGCGTTATCCGCTATTACTCGATGAACTGCTCGATCCCGCTACGCTCTATCAGGCTACCGCAACCGATGCTTATCGTGATGAGCTTCGCCAGTATCTGCTACGGATTCCGGAAGATGATGAGGAGCAACAGCTTGAGGCGTTGCGGCAGTTTAAACAGGCGCAGCATCTGCGTATTGCGGCGGCTGATATTGCCGGAACATTGCCGGTAATGAAGGTCAGCGATCATTTAACCTGGCTGGCAGAAGCCATTATTGAATCCGTAGTGCAGCAGGCGTGGCACATGATGGTACAACGCTATGGCCAGCCCGGCCACTTAACCCGTGATGATGAACGAGGTTTTGCCGTTGTAGGTTATGGCAAACTGGGTGGCTGGGAATTAGGCTACAGCTCTGATTTGGATCTGGTTTTTTTACATGATTGCCCGGCAGATGCGGTAACGGATGGCGAACGTAGCATTGACGGACGCCAGTTCTATCTAAAACTGGCGCAGCGTGTGATGCATCTGTTCAGTACCCGCACATCCTCAGGTATTTTGTATGAAGTCGATGCCCGGCTACGGCCATCCGGTGCTGCAGGCATGTTGGTGAGTACCTTTGAGGCGTTTGATGATTATCAACGTAATGAGGCGTGGACCTGGGAACATCAGGCGTTGGTGCGTGCGCGTATTGTTTTTGGTGAACCCGAGCTTACGCAGCGTTTTGACCATATCCGCCGCGGTATTCTCTGTCTACCGCGTGAGACCGAACAGTTGAAAACCGAAGTGCGTCAAATGCGGGAGAAAATGCGGGCGCATCTGGGGAATAAGCATAAAGGGCGCTGGGACATCAAAGCGGATGCGGGGGGCATCACTGATATTGAGTTCATTACCCAATATCTTGTGTTGCGCTATGCGGCGGAAGAGCCGCGCCTCACTCGCTGGTCGGACAATGTACGCATCCTTGAACTGATGGCAAACTACGGCAAAATGGCAGATGACGAAGCAAAAACGCTAACCCAAGCCTATGTCATGCTACGTGATGAGCTGCATCACCTGGCTTTACAGGAACTGCCCGGCCATGTTGCGGATGATGCATTTATTGCCGCACGTACATATGTAAGCGAAAGCTGGGCACGCGGATTAGAAAATTGACTTCCTGGCAGGGTGGGATTAAGGCCATCGACAAGTGTGCTACTATCCCGCGCAATATTTTTACAGTGGTCTGGAGTATGTCGAATGAAAGTAACTCTGCCCGATTTTAACCGTGCAGGCGTGCTGGTTGTGGGTGATGTCATGTTGGATCGTTACTGGTATGGCCCCACCAGCCGTATTTCTCCTGAAGCCCCGGTTCCGGTGGTGAAAGTGGATAATATTGAAGAACGCCCGGGTGGCGCTGCTAACGTTGCGATGAATATCGCCTCTCTGGGGGCCGAGTCTCGCCTTATTGGTCTGACCGGCATTGATGATGCTGCGCGCGCGTTAAGTGAGAGCCTGAGCGGCGTAAATGTGCAGTGTGATTTTGTCGGCGTCCCCACGCATCCAACGATTACGAAACTTCGTATTCTTTCTCGTAATCAACAGCTTATACGGCTGGATTTTGAGGAGGGTTTTGAAGGCATCGATCCTGAACCTCTCCATGCGCGTATTGCCGCTGCATTACCTAAAATGGGCGCGTTGGTGCTTTCCGATTATGCTAAAGGTGCACTCTCCACCGTGGAAGTGATGATCAAACTGGCACGCGCGGCGAAAGTACCGGTGTTAATCGATCCCAAAGGCACTGATTTTGCGCGATATCGAGGCGCAACAATATTGACACCGAATTTCTCTGAATTCGAAGCCGTGGTGGGTAAATGCAAAGATGAAGCGCAGATTGTAGAACGTGGCATGAAGCTGATGGCGGATTATGAGTTATCTGCACTGCTGGTGACGCGTTCTGAAAATGGGATGACTCTGCTACAGCCGGGTAAAACACCTTTGCATCTGCCAACCCAGGCGCAGGAAGTGTTTGACGTTACCGGGGCGGGTGATACGGTCATTGGCGTGCTGGCCGCGGCTTTGGCAGCGGGTAACTCACTGGAAGATGCCTGTTTCTTGTCGAACGCTGCAGCGGGCGTGGTGGTGGGTAAACTTGGGACATCAACGGTGAGTACCGTTGAATTGGAGAACGCGATTCGCGCCCGCCCGGAAACCGGTTTTGGCGTGATGAATGAAGCTCAACTGAAGGAGGCGGTTGCATCAGCGCGTAAGCGTGGCGAGAAGGTGGTCATGACTAATGGCTGTTTTGATATCCTGCACGCCGGCCATGTCTCTTATCTGGCGAATGCGCGTAAATTGGGTGACCGTCTGATTGTTGCTGTTAACAGTGATGCCTCAACTAAACGATTAAAAGGCGAAGGCCGACCGGTCAATCCATTGATTAACCGAATGATTGTGTTAGGTGCTCTGGAGGCCGTCGACTGGGTCGTTCCTTTTGAAGAGGATACCCCACAGCGTCTTATTGCTGATGTTCTTCCCGATTTGCTGGTTAAAGGCGGCGACTATAAGCCTGAGGAGATCGCGGGAAGCAAAGAAGTGTGGGCTAACGGCGGAGATGTCCGCGTGCTTAATTTTGAAGATGGTATTTCCACTACGAATATCATTAGAAGCATTCGCGCTAGTGACAGCTGATGGCAGGCTCGATCAATCAGAGACGGTAGAACGTCTCTGATTGATCGGTGTTTGTTACTGCGGATCTTCTGTTTTAGCTATATCGGCAGGTGCGTTGGTTGCATTTTCCAGTGCTGCGAGGCGTTGCTCGAGCACCGCCAGTTTTTCACGGGTACGCAGCAGTACCTGTGTTTGAACGTCAAACTCTTCACGATTTACCAAATCCATGCGGGTTAACTGTGCCTGTAAAACCTGACGGATTTTCTTCTCGACGTCATCACCAAACTCGCGAATGCCTTTCGGCATTGATTCATGAACCTGACGTGCAAGTTGTTCAATTTTTTTTGGGTCAATCATGGCGGTATTCCTGGTCGCAACAAGTATGTGCTAAGTGTAATCCCTGGAGCCAAAAGGATAAACCTGAAAACGAGGGTGCCTCAATTTATCCCTGCAACACCACGGACTATCGCTATGTTAACCAGATTATCAGATTGGCATCTCAGGCGAGGCAAGCCCCTTCCTGGCCCAGCAGGCATCAAGCCAATCATTTGCACTTTTTGTTCATTGCTCTGCCTTTTTATTGGCGTTATAGTAAGTTCGCTTATTCTCAGGGCGGGGCGAAATTCCCCACCGGCGGTAAATCAGCAATAGCTGAAAGCCCGCGAGCGCTTCAGAACGTAAAGTCTGAAGGTCAGCAGATCCGGTGTAATTCCGGGGCCGACGGTTAAAGTCCGGATGGGAGAGAGTAACGGTTCTTGTCGGGTGTGAGCCCGCCTCGCGTTATCTTTTTGTCACTTCATGACACTCCTCAAGATCGCCCTGGTTCTGGTAACCCATATATTTGATAAGGTTTATTTACCATGAATCAGACGCTACTTTCTGAATTTGGCACGCCGGAACAGCGTGTTACTTGTGCAATTGCCGCATTACGCGAAGGACGCGGTGTGATGGTGCTGGACGATGAAGATCGTGAAAATGAAGGTGATATGATCTTCGCTGCGGAAACCATGACCGTGGAGCAGATGGCGCTGACAATCCGCCACGGCAGTGGGATAGTGTGTCTCTGCCTGAATGAGGCGCGCCGCCAACAGCTTGAATTACCCATGATGGTGGAGAATAACACCAGCGCTTTTGGCACCGGTTTTACCGTAACGATTGAAGCCGCAGAAGGTGTGACCACCGGCGTTTCTGCCTCCGATCGCCTGACTACTATCCGCGCTGCAATTGCCGACAATGCGAAGCCTGCCGATCTGCATCGCCCCGGCCATGTTTTCCCGCTGCTTGCCCGTGAAGGTGGTGTACTGACGCGTGGGGGCCACACGGAAGCAACAATCGATTTAGTGACGCTGGCAGGTTTCAAACCCGCAGGCGTGCTGTGTGAGCTGACTAACGATGATGGCACCATGGCGCATGCGCCAGAGGCGGTTGCCTTCGCTAAACAGCACCAAATGCCGGTTGTGACAATTGAGGATTTAGTCGCTTATCGCAATCAGCACGAAACGCGTCAGGCAAGCTGATACTGAGCAGGCCGGTTACCGTTTCCGGCCTGAGTCCTTTCCCCCGCTTCAAATAATCAAATTTATTGACGATCATCATCACCGTTATCCGAGTTCATCCTGCCGATAAAACGCGTACTGTAGCCATCACTAAGACAATGACGCTTTCCGGGGATAACCATGCTTCAAACTCGTATGCCGGCTCTTTTCCTGGGTCACGGCAGCCCAATGAATGTTCTGGAAGAAAACACCTATACTAAAAGCTGGCGTCGGCTGGGTGAAAAATGTCCGGAACCTAAAGCGATAGTGGCCGTTTCCGCGCATTGGTATACCCCCGGAACGGCAGTCACCGCGATGGACGCTCCCCGTACGATTCATGATTTTGGTGGGTTCCCCCAGGCACTTTTTGATACCCGCTATCCGGCAGCAGGTTCGCCAGAGCTGGCCAGCCAGATCGCTAAAATATTATCGCCAATAGATGTGCAGCTCGATGGCGATTGGGGACTGGATCATGGTGCGTGGGGAGTGCTAATCAAAATGTATCCGGAAGCAAATATACCGGTCGTCCAACTCAGCATTGATGGTACTAAACCCCCGAGTTGGCATTTTGAGTTGGGCCGGAAGCTGGCGGTTCTGCGTGAACAGGGCGTGATGATTGTTGCTAGTGGTAATGTGGTCCACAATTTGCGCATGTTACGCAGACAAGGTGAGACTGAAGCATGGCCGTGGGCGACCGCATTTAATCAGTACGTGCGTGACAACATTGATTGGCAAGGGCCAACAGCAGATCACCCTCTGGTAAACTTTATGCGCCATGAAGGTGCCGCGTTATCGAACCCTACACCGGAGCACTTTCTTCCTCTGCTGTATATTCTGGGTGCCAGGGCAGAAGATGAGGCCGTGTCTGTTGCTGTTGATGGGATTGAAATGGCATCAATCAGTATGCTGTCGGTGCTGGTTGGCGACATATCGCGTTCGGCCCATCCATAGGCCATGTGACGAAGGGAAAGGGCTTCCCTTCGTGGGGTTATTCTATAAACGCGTGCGGATAAAAACGGGAAAGATCCTGGGTAATCAAATCACGATCTTCTCGCAGCCCGATTCCGGCTGGTTGATCGTCGATCAACCAACTGCCGATTAAGGTATAACTATCACCAAACTTAGGCAGGGGATGGAATTGCTGAACAATCATGCCTTCTTCCCCGTAAGGGCCGTCAACACGTGCGATTTCCTGACCGTTTTCCACGATATGAATATTGGCTCCTTCGCGGGAGAATAGAGGCTTCACCACATATTTATCCATTGGCGGCACATCATCTTCAGCAAAGTAAGCCGGAAGCAAATTAGGATGATCAGGGAACATCTGCCACAACAGCGGCAGCAGTGCCTTATTGGAAAGGATGCTTTTCCAGGCCGGCTCCAGCCAACGTACGCCCGCGTCTTCCAGCTTGGTGGAGAAGACCTCACGCAGCATAAACTCCCACGGATAGAGTTTAAACAGGTTGCCGATGACCTGGTCGTGGACGTCGGTAAATTGCCCCTTTTCTCCTAAGCCAATTTCATCAATAAACAGAAACTCACTCGGTAGCCCGGCCTCCGTCGCACAGTCCTGCAAATACTGTACGGTACCGCGATCTTCGTCGGTATCGCGGCAGCAAGAAAAATGCAGCCAGCTAAAGCCGTGTTGTTGATGCAGTACGCGGAAACGCTCAATGAGTTTTTCCTGCAAACTATTAAACTGGTCGCTCCCTGTGGGGAGCAGGCCTGAATTTAGCTGGTCTTCCAGCCAGATCCATTGAAAGAATGCAGCTTCATACAGAGAGGTGGGCGTATCCGCGTTATTCTCCAGCAGCTTGGCATCCCCCTGGCCATCCCAGGCCAGGTCCAGGCGTGAATAGAGTGAAGGCTGGCTGGTTTTCCACGATTGCCGCACGAACTCCCAGGTGTGCTTAGGTATGCGAAATTTGGTTAACAGCGCTTCACTGTTAACCACTTTTTCTACCACCTGCAAACACATTTGATGCAGCTCGCTGGTAGTCTCTTCCAGATAATCAATTTGCGGTAGCGTAAATTGATAATAAGCATCTTCACACCAGTAGGGTTCACCGTGCATGGTATGAAAACGAAAGCCGAATTCAGTGGCTTTTTCACGCCAGCCTGGACGCTCAGAAATAGCAATGCGTTTCATCAGGCGGTTAGCCTCCGAAAGAGCGGCTGGAGCCTGAAGTCGCACTGCTTCTTTGCATGCTGCTCTGCTTCGCTACGCTGTCACCAAAGCCGCCGCGCGTCACGGTGCTGGTCGTCATCGGTTTTGGTGCCAGTGCTGTTTTAGGCACCGTTACGCTGCGGCCAGATGTTGCATTACCGTAGTTGCGGCCAGAAGCGTCAACAAATTTGCCATTAGCCGGGCTTGCCGGGTTTTTAGAAGTGAACAGCGGTTGCTGAGCAAAACCAGCTCCTCCCCCCATCATACGGCCCATCATATAGCCAGCCATCAATGGCATCCAGAAGCTGCCGCTGCTTTGCTGAGCTTCAGCATTATTACCTGTACCAATACCCGCCTGAGCTGGAGTTTGTTGGCACTGGTTTTCACCAAATTCGGCAACGCAATCTTCACGCGTTGCGTATTTCGGTGCAGTTTTTTCAGCTTCTTTCAATGCGTTATTATAAGCGGTAGTACATTGTGCACTTTGGTCCGGGTTAGCTTTAGAGCAATCGTCGGCATTTTGGTACATTGATACAGTTTCATCTGACTGCTCACAGCCAGCCAGCATAAATACAGCGGTAACGGCCAAAGCAACTGGCGTTAAATGACGTGCGCTCCAATTCTTGCGAAAGGATGCGTAATTAATATATTTAGTCCGTTTCATAGCAATCTGTCCTGTGCCCAGAGGTAGGCATAGAATAGGTGAAGCGTGGTGAAATTTGAAGCGATGGAGGCCGATGATAAGGGGATCTTTACGTAGTTATACGTTTATCTCCTGCATCTTTCAGACTGTCACTTTGTTGGCCGCCTTCGCTTGCCCCGGTCACGTAGTTTTCTGCGCTCCCGGGGATGCGACCGGCTCTAATTAGAGAACGGGTTACGACCGCTGTTGTTGGCAGGGGCAGGAGTGGAAATGCGTGTTGCCGCTGCTGGCGTCGCATCTGGCTGTGAAGGCGACGCACCCGTCATCATTGCATCCTGATTGGCTTGTGCATTCTGCTGTGCATTTTCTGGTGCAACTGCCTCTGGGGTGGTGGGAATATCTTTGCCCAAGCGATTATTCAGAGAGGCTAAATCCTGCTCGTTCAGAGTACCCAACGCTGATTTAATAT encodes the following:
- a CDS encoding inorganic triphosphatase encodes the protein MTIEIELKFIVKPEAAAKLAEKLALWPHQHTPAVALTNIYFETEDSQLRRWDMGLRIRGYGERYEMTLKTAGQTIGGLHQRPEYNVDLATPELDIRLLPASVWPKACDLEALQQRLSALFSTHFQREKWLVSFQKSEIEVAFDRGEISARGLSEPLYEVELELKQGERDDLLAFADALSSMGGLRLGSLSKAARGYYLAQGKPPQAPRPVPILRVKSKATVEEGMRAAFMLALTQWQYHEELWLRGQTDALLSVREALETFRQAFSLFGAFVPRKASSLLRQKLTELEDALLEENLDADVTCYSALWLDTQLALTNWLATERWRQFIDAKADAKLQGSFKRFCDIMLGRIAADLKETFANVHQLNEYHDKSTRLSRQLLAVHLLAGAYDIAAVEEWVGAWKQLLKAIRDEQSGWLETYCRQAMKQPVFWLNGNVNARADEQ
- a CDS encoding DUF1190 family protein; amino-acid sequence: MKRTKYINYASFRKNWSARHLTPVALAVTAVFMLAGCEQSDETVSMYQNADDCSKANPDQSAQCTTAYNNALKEAEKTAPKYATREDCVAEFGENQCQQTPAQAGIGTGNNAEAQQSSGSFWMPLMAGYMMGRMMGGGAGFAQQPLFTSKNPASPANGKFVDASGRNYGNATSGRSVTVPKTALAPKPMTTSTVTRGGFGDSVAKQSSMQRSSATSGSSRSFGG
- a CDS encoding glutathionylspermidine synthase family protein translates to MKRIAISERPGWREKATEFGFRFHTMHGEPYWCEDAYYQFTLPQIDYLEETTSELHQMCLQVVEKVVNSEALLTKFRIPKHTWEFVRQSWKTSQPSLYSRLDLAWDGQGDAKLLENNADTPTSLYEAAFFQWIWLEDQLNSGLLPTGSDQFNSLQEKLIERFRVLHQQHGFSWLHFSCCRDTDEDRGTVQYLQDCATEAGLPSEFLFIDEIGLGEKGQFTDVHDQVIGNLFKLYPWEFMLREVFSTKLEDAGVRWLEPAWKSILSNKALLPLLWQMFPDHPNLLPAYFAEDDVPPMDKYVVKPLFSREGANIHIVENGQEIARVDGPYGEEGMIVQQFHPLPKFGDSYTLIGSWLIDDQPAGIGLREDRDLITQDLSRFYPHAFIE
- the ubiK gene encoding ubiquinone biosynthesis accessory factor UbiK; this translates as MIDPKKIEQLARQVHESMPKGIREFGDDVEKKIRQVLQAQLTRMDLVNREEFDVQTQVLLRTREKLAVLEQRLAALENATNAPADIAKTEDPQ
- the glnE gene encoding bifunctional [glutamate--ammonia ligase]-adenylyl-L-tyrosine phosphorylase/[glutamate--ammonia-ligase] adenylyltransferase, with product MVPLLSQPLPGLLKEQGVQAAERLNLTRDALSDGELAALAFSDFITESLGQHPDWFLQLQQQPPLANEWQYYAQWLNEKLVSVQDESGLMRELRLFRRHMLTRIGWMQTLALSTTEDTLHQLSVLAETIIVTARDWLYQACCQDFGTPCNNEGEPQPLLILGMGKLGGGELNFSSDIDLIFSWPENGTTRGGRRELDNAQFFTRLGQRLIKVLDQPTVDGFVYRVDMRLRPFGDSGPLVLSFAALEDYYQEQGRDWERYAMVKARLMGGDDDRWSQELRQMLRPFVFRRYIDFSVIQSLRNMKGMIAREVRRRGLTDNIKLGAGGIRETEFIVQVFQLIRGGRERALQLRSLLPTLQSINELNLLPSVQVDQLHDAYLFLRRLENLLQSIGDEQTQTLPADELNRLRLAWAMGFDRWEQLLVVLESHMACVRAIFDELIGDDTPEIGENRISADYDVLWQDKLEEAELSPLVPHLDSARRQSLWRAITDFHHDVDKRTIGPRGRQALDQLMPRLLSEVCPREDAAVVISRITPLLLGVVTRTTYLELLTEYHGALKHLIRLCAASPMLASQLARYPLLLDELLDPATLYQATATDAYRDELRQYLLRIPEDDEEQQLEALRQFKQAQHLRIAAADIAGTLPVMKVSDHLTWLAEAIIESVVQQAWHMMVQRYGQPGHLTRDDERGFAVVGYGKLGGWELGYSSDLDLVFLHDCPADAVTDGERSIDGRQFYLKLAQRVMHLFSTRTSSGILYEVDARLRPSGAAGMLVSTFEAFDDYQRNEAWTWEHQALVRARIVFGEPELTQRFDHIRRGILCLPRETEQLKTEVRQMREKMRAHLGNKHKGRWDIKADAGGITDIEFITQYLVLRYAAEEPRLTRWSDNVRILELMANYGKMADDEAKTLTQAYVMLRDELHHLALQELPGHVADDAFIAARTYVSESWARGLEN
- the ribB gene encoding 3,4-dihydroxy-2-butanone-4-phosphate synthase produces the protein MNQTLLSEFGTPEQRVTCAIAALREGRGVMVLDDEDRENEGDMIFAAETMTVEQMALTIRHGSGIVCLCLNEARRQQLELPMMVENNTSAFGTGFTVTIEAAEGVTTGVSASDRLTTIRAAIADNAKPADLHRPGHVFPLLAREGGVLTRGGHTEATIDLVTLAGFKPAGVLCELTNDDGTMAHAPEAVAFAKQHQMPVVTIEDLVAYRNQHETRQAS
- the hldE gene encoding bifunctional D-glycero-beta-D-manno-heptose-7-phosphate kinase/D-glycero-beta-D-manno-heptose 1-phosphate adenylyltransferase HldE, whose amino-acid sequence is MKVTLPDFNRAGVLVVGDVMLDRYWYGPTSRISPEAPVPVVKVDNIEERPGGAANVAMNIASLGAESRLIGLTGIDDAARALSESLSGVNVQCDFVGVPTHPTITKLRILSRNQQLIRLDFEEGFEGIDPEPLHARIAAALPKMGALVLSDYAKGALSTVEVMIKLARAAKVPVLIDPKGTDFARYRGATILTPNFSEFEAVVGKCKDEAQIVERGMKLMADYELSALLVTRSENGMTLLQPGKTPLHLPTQAQEVFDVTGAGDTVIGVLAAALAAGNSLEDACFLSNAAAGVVVGKLGTSTVSTVELENAIRARPETGFGVMNEAQLKEAVASARKRGEKVVMTNGCFDILHAGHVSYLANARKLGDRLIVAVNSDASTKRLKGEGRPVNPLINRMIVLGALEAVDWVVPFEEDTPQRLIADVLPDLLVKGGDYKPEEIAGSKEVWANGGDVRVLNFEDGISTTNIIRSIRASDS
- the ygiD gene encoding 4,5-DOPA dioxygenase extradiol; the protein is MLQTRMPALFLGHGSPMNVLEENTYTKSWRRLGEKCPEPKAIVAVSAHWYTPGTAVTAMDAPRTIHDFGGFPQALFDTRYPAAGSPELASQIAKILSPIDVQLDGDWGLDHGAWGVLIKMYPEANIPVVQLSIDGTKPPSWHFELGRKLAVLREQGVMIVASGNVVHNLRMLRRQGETEAWPWATAFNQYVRDNIDWQGPTADHPLVNFMRHEGAALSNPTPEHFLPLLYILGARAEDEAVSVAVDGIEMASISMLSVLVGDISRSAHP